Genomic DNA from Candidatus Zixiibacteriota bacterium:
ACGGCGACCGCTCGATTCAATATCTGTTTGGAGATAAAGTAATAATTCCGTACCGAATTATTTTCTGCCTGATGATTTTCTGGGGAGCAGTTAACCCGCTTGAAGTAGTCTGGACTTTTGGAGATATTTGTCTGGCCTTGATGGCCTTACCCAATCTGTTGGCCTTGATTGTTCTGGCCGGACTCGTCAAGAAAATAACCGACGAATATTATTCCCGCGAACATAAACCCTACCGATAAATTCCAATAGATACCCCCGGCTAAAGCCGGGATTCTATAGGCTTACACCAAACGCTTCGCGGTTGTTACAACTCCTGACGGAGTTGTCCTGAATCCTGTTGTCCTTGTAGTTCTACATAGTTCAGGATTGTCTTCTCGTCCAAACCTACACTGCTTACGAAATAGCCCGGTGACCAAACAATGTTTTCATTCCAATAGACTTTTGACAACCACGGAAAAAACTCTCGCATCCTTGACGCCAATTGACTTTTTA
This window encodes:
- a CDS encoding transposase: KSQLASRMREFFPWLSKVYWNENIVWSPGYFVSSVGLDEKTILNYVELQGQQDSGQLRQEL